A part of Diprion similis isolate iyDipSimi1 chromosome 12, iyDipSimi1.1, whole genome shotgun sequence genomic DNA contains:
- the LOC124412931 gene encoding ribosomal oxygenase 1, which produces MSDTSASISAFAAYSKMRQTPETPFSSKPAKKRHSSAALSSKKKLRKRSASVGDLTPNEKGKKAQKISRLLKEKNVKNATSGVSKKSAGNSKTTVKRLSNGIAKSSPKSATPNSRRSVSGKSKAAFQVAVAESEVSPKSRNKTLRSSGDKTEPKVVAKKIVSPVNSSTKKKATKKSPGNVAKSKPESDFEKAMSDVDESELQDTEETPSGSIDDGKKLFEWLISPLQLDAFYKTSWELAPLYIKRSTPGYYKHLISTPLIDSILRNYYMQFTKNVDVTSYTDGQRETHNPVGRALPSVVWDYYANGCSVRLLNPQTFIPKLHVLNATLQEYFGCFVGANAYLTPPNTQGFAPHYDDIEAFILQIEGKKRWRLYKPRSEDEYLPRLSSDDFDQSEIGDPIMDIVLETGDLLYFPRGTIHQGETIDDTHSLHVTLSVYQRNSWGDFFDKLIPVTLEKAIATDVEFREGLPLDYLQHVGLAHVDKDTIDRTKFIRRTQYLLSKLVQYIDVDRAADEMAKKHIHDFLPPVLTEEEKACSIYEDGERMTKGGIVVNRIEVEPDTKIRLARAYCIRLLQEEDGLKVYYSTENSKEYRELDPQFLEVSLEHAPAIEEIIRQYPNYIKIEDLPLDDDDSKIQVVRDLWERGILVTDQPLPVLE; this is translated from the exons ATGAGTGATACATCCGCGTCGATATCAGCATTTGCCGCGTACTCGAAAATGCGTCAAACACCGGAGACCCCGTTCTCGTCGAAACCGGCTAAAAAGCGTCACAGTTCCGCTGCACTCTCGAGTAAAAAGAAGCTGAGAAAACGTTCGGCGTCTGTGGGTGATTTAACGCCAaatgaaaagggaaaaaaggcACAAAAAATCTCCCGtcttttgaaagaaaagaatgtgaaaaatgcaACATCTGGCGTGTCGAAGAAATCAGCAGGCAATTCAAAAACAACGGTGAAGAGATTGTCCAATGGGATTGCTAAATCATCGCCAAAATCAGCAACACCTAATAGTAGAAGATCCGTTTCGGGAAAATCAAAAGCGGCATTCCAAGTAGCGGTAGCCGAGAGTGAAGTTAGCCCcaaatcaagaaataaaactCTCAGATCTAGTGGTGACAAAACAGAACCAAAggttgttgcaaaaaaaattgtctcacCCGTTAATTCTtcaacaaagaaaaaagcgACCAAAAAATCTCCCGGCAATGTCGCGAAGTCCAAGCCGGAATCGGACTTTGAAAAAGCTATGAGTGATGTCGATGAATCAGAATTACAGGATACAGAGGAAACACCTTCTGGTTCGATCGATGATGGAAAAAAGCTATTCGAATGGCTCATTTCTCCACTTCAATTGGATGCCTTTTATAA AACGAGCTGGGAGCTCGCCCCATTGTATATAAAGAGAAGCACCCCGGGATATTACAAACATCTTATATCCACACCTTTAATAGACTCAATCTTGCGAAACTACTACATGCAATTCACCAAGAATGTCGATGTGACTTCATATACGGATGGACAAAGAGAAACGCACAATCCTGTTGGTCGTGCATTGCCAAGTGTTGTCTGGGATTACTATGCGAATGGTTGTTCAGTCAGGCTGTTGAATCCCCAAACTTTCATACCCAAATTACATGTATTGAATG CCACACTCCAGGAATACTTCGGATGCTTCGTTGGGGCAAACGCTTATTTGACACCACCGAATACGCAGGGATTTGCACCGCATTACGATGATATCGAAGCGTTTATACTGCAAATAGAGGGTAAAAAGAGATGGCGTCTATACAAACCGAG GAGCGAGGATGAATATTTACCAAGATTGTCCTCTGATGATTTCGATCAATCAGAAATCGGAGATCCGATAATGGATATAGTCTTGGAAACTGGTGACTTACTTTACTTTCCAAGAGGCACTATACATCAGGGTGAAACTATCGATGATACTCATAGTTTGCATGTAACCTTGAGTGTCTATCAGAGGAATAGCTGGGGCGACTTTTTCGACAAG CTTATCCCAGTGACACTGGAAAAAGCTATTGCAACAGATGTTGAATTCCGCGAAGGCTTGCCGCTGGATTATCTTCAGCACGTAGGTTTGGCGCATGTGGATAAGGACACTATTGACAGGACTAAGTTTATACGAAGAACACAGTATCTTTTATCCAAACTAGTCCAATACATAGACGTTGACAGAGCTGCTGACGAAATGGCTAAGAAGCATATCCACGATTTCCTTCCGCCAGTGCtaacagaagaagaaaaagcgtGTTCGATATATGAGGATGGAGAGAGAATGACAAAGGGTGGTATCGTGGTGAACAGAATTGAGGTAGAACCTGACACGAAAATAAGATTGGCCCGAGCATATTGCATAAG ATTGCTGCAAGAAGAGGACGGACTCAAAGTTTATTATTCTACCGAGAATTCGAAGGAATATCGTGAGTTGGATCCACAGTTCTTGGAGGTATCGCTAGAACATGCTCCTGCTATAGAAGAAATCATTCGACAGTATCCAAATTATATCAAAATCGAGGATTTACCTCTGGACGATGACGACAGCAAG atcCAAGTGGTGAGGGATCTTTGGGAGAGAGGCATTCTCGTCACGGACCAACCATTGCCTGTCCTGGAATAG